In Gossypium arboreum isolate Shixiya-1 chromosome 5, ASM2569848v2, whole genome shotgun sequence, a single genomic region encodes these proteins:
- the LOC108484399 gene encoding protein NUCLEAR FUSION DEFECTIVE 4, with translation MAGAGATYLFGTYSSEIKTTLCYDQTTINLLGFFKDLGGNIGVLSGLVAEVTPTWFVLLLGAALNFGGYFMKWLAVTEKIPKPKVWQMCIYIIIGANSQNFANTGALVVSVKNFPESRGSLIGLLKGYAGLSGAIVTQIYLAVYGNDSKSLTLLIGWFPAAISIVFVYTIRPLRPVKHPNEGRVFHHFLLISIVLAVFLMAITLTEKVITFSKSAYAGVTTVACVLLFALLFIAIREELLVWKLKKQPIIPPTKTTINTPNGEVDKSKQEAMFDDKSCFLTLCDKPKRGEDYTILQALTSIDMCILFFATFCGLGSSLTAVDNLGQIGESLGYPNKTVTSFVSLVSIWNFLGRVFSGFISEILIVKYKLPRPLMMAIVLLISCVGYLLVAFPAPGTLYVASIIIGFSFGAQLPLIFAIISELFGLKFFSTLFNCGQMASPLGSYILNVKLTGPLYDREAMKDLTAKGQTRSQVKQLTCIGPRCYRLPFIILTSSFSGQNPQVLQK, from the coding sequence ATGGCTGGAGCTGGTGCAACGTACTTATTTGGCACCTACTCCAGCGAGATCAAGACTACTCTTTGTTATGATCAGACAACAATCAATCTGTTAGGCTTCTTCAAGGATCTTGGTGGTAATATCGGGGTTCTTTCCGGGCTTGTTGCGGAGGTAACACCCACCTGGTTTGTGCTCCTACTTGGAGCTGCCCTCAACTTTGGGGGCTATTTCATGAAATGGTTAGCTGTGACAGAAAAAATCCCCAAGCCCAAGGTTTGGCAAATGTGCATTTACATCATTATAGGAGCTAATTCTCAAAACTTTGCCAACACAGGAGCACTCGTTGTCAGTGTTAAGAACTTCCCTGAAAGCAGGGGTTCATTGATAGGTCTGTTAAAGGGCTATGCAGGCTTAAGCGGAGCTATTGTGACACAAATTTACTTGGCTGTATATGGAAATGATTCCAAATCTCTCACACTTCTAATAGGATGGTTTCCAGCCGCGATTTCAATAGTATTTGTGTACACAATTCGACCATTGAGGCCTGTTAAGCACCCCAATGAAGGGCGAGTGTTTCACCATTTCCTCCTCATCTCAATTGTTCTAGCAGTTTTTCTCATGGCAATCACTTTGACTGAGAAAGTCATTACTTTCTCCAAATCAGCTTATGCTGGCGTTACCACCGTGGCTTGTGTTCTTCTATTCGCTCTTCTCTTTATTGCAATACGAGAAGAACTACTGGTTTGGAAGCTTAAGAAACAACCAATCATTCCGCCAACCAAGACAACAATTAATACACCAAACGGAGAAGTGGATAAATCAAAACAAGAggctatgtttgatgataaatccTGTTTCCTTACCTTGTGTGATAAGCCCAAGAGAGGAGAGGACTACACAATTTTGCAAGCACTAACAAGCATAGACATGTGCATTCTGTTTTTTGCAACATTTTGTGGACTCGGCTCAAGCTTAACTGCGGTAGACAACCTGGGCCAAATTGGTGAGTCGCTTGGATATCCAAATAAAACAGTAACTAGCTTTGTGTCGCTTGTTAGCATCTGGAATTTCCTTGGGAGGGTTTTTTCTGGATTTATTTCCGAAATCCTGATTGTGAAGTACAAGCTTCCACGCCCACTCATGATGGCGATAGTGCTTCTAATTTCGTGCGTAGGCTACCTGTTGGTTGCCTTTCCAGCCCCAGGTACACTCTATGTAGCATCCATCATAATTGGATTCTCGTTTGGTGCACAGCTGCCATTAATTTTCGCCATTATTTCTGAACTTTTTGGCCTCAAGTTCTTCTCTACATTGTTCAATTGTGGGCAAATGGCTAGTCCCCTTGGATCATACATATTGAATGTGAAACTTACAGGGCCTCTATACGATAGAGAGGCAATGAAAGATCTTACAGCAAAAGGTCAAACACGGTCGCAAGTGAAACAGTTAACTTGCATTGGTCCTCGGTGTTACAGGCTACCTTTTATAATTTTGACTTCTAGTTTTAGTGGCCAGAACCCGCAAGTTCTACAAAAGTGA